Proteins encoded together in one Streptomyces sp. TLI_171 window:
- a CDS encoding FAD-binding oxidoreductase yields the protein MAKAAMALAEGFRGEILVPGDDGYDGARAVWNAAVDRRPEVIARCTGVADVLQAVVVAREHGLAAAVRGAGHSQAGLGTTDGGMLIDLSGMRGVRVDPARRIARAQPGVTWGLFDHETQAFDLATPGAPYSAAGIAGVTLGGGVGWLARAYGLTCDNLVEADVVTAEGRLLTASSASHPELFRGLRGGGGNFGVVTSFTYRLHRVGPHVLCGAVYVPAELLAPTVAAVRDFMAQAPDGVTVGIEFGRPRGVAHLPDRPMLRIGLCWSGRADRGREAVAPLRALPGVVADTVQTRPYTLWQQMLDPGRGAGAGNFGRSEFLSVLDDAAIHCLGEQVATMPSPEAQLQLAFLGGAVARVGPEDTAYTYRTAPYLLSATGRWTDGPPEPQVAWVRRCWQAMRQFSSGGAYVNLMGQEGQARVVEAYGLAKYERLVALKDRYDPTNLFRVNQNIRPSG from the coding sequence ATGGCCAAAGCAGCCATGGCACTGGCAGAGGGGTTCCGGGGCGAGATCCTGGTGCCCGGGGACGACGGGTACGACGGGGCGCGGGCGGTGTGGAACGCCGCGGTGGACCGGCGGCCCGAGGTGATCGCGCGGTGCACCGGCGTCGCGGACGTGCTGCAGGCCGTCGTGGTGGCCCGGGAGCACGGGCTGGCCGCGGCGGTGCGCGGGGCGGGGCACAGTCAGGCGGGCCTGGGGACGACGGACGGCGGGATGCTGATCGACCTGTCGGGGATGCGCGGAGTCCGGGTGGACCCGGCGCGCCGGATCGCCAGGGCGCAGCCGGGGGTGACCTGGGGCCTGTTCGACCACGAGACCCAGGCGTTCGACCTGGCGACGCCCGGCGCGCCGTACTCGGCGGCGGGCATCGCCGGGGTGACGCTCGGCGGGGGAGTCGGGTGGCTGGCCCGGGCGTACGGGCTGACCTGCGACAACCTGGTCGAGGCGGACGTGGTGACGGCGGAGGGCCGTCTGCTGACGGCGAGTTCGGCCTCGCATCCGGAACTGTTCCGGGGGCTGCGCGGCGGCGGCGGCAACTTCGGCGTGGTCACCTCGTTCACGTACCGGCTCCACCGGGTGGGGCCGCACGTGCTGTGCGGGGCGGTGTACGTGCCGGCCGAGCTGCTGGCGCCGACGGTGGCGGCGGTGCGGGACTTCATGGCGCAGGCCCCGGACGGGGTGACGGTGGGCATCGAGTTCGGGCGGCCGCGCGGGGTGGCGCACCTGCCGGACCGGCCGATGCTGCGGATCGGCCTGTGCTGGTCGGGCCGGGCGGACCGGGGCCGGGAGGCGGTCGCGCCGCTGCGCGCGCTGCCGGGAGTGGTGGCGGACACCGTGCAGACCCGGCCGTACACGCTGTGGCAGCAGATGCTGGACCCGGGCCGGGGGGCGGGCGCGGGGAACTTCGGACGCTCGGAGTTCCTGTCGGTGCTGGACGACGCGGCGATCCACTGCCTGGGCGAGCAGGTGGCGACCATGCCCTCCCCGGAGGCGCAGCTGCAACTGGCGTTCCTGGGCGGCGCGGTGGCCCGGGTGGGCCCGGAGGACACCGCGTACACGTACCGGACGGCTCCGTACCTGCTGAGCGCGACGGGGCGGTGGACGGACGGGCCGCCGGAGCCGCAGGTGGCGTGGGTGCGGCGGTGCTGGCAGGCGATGCGGCAGTTCTCCTCGGGCGGGGCGTACGTGAACCTGATGGGCCAGGAGGGGCAGGCCCGGGTGGTGGAGGCGTACGGGCTGGCGAAGTACGAGCGGCTGGTGGCGCTGAAGGACCGCTACGATCCGACCAACCTGTTCCGGGTGAACCAGAACATCCGGCCGAGCGGGTGA
- the argH gene encoding argininosuccinate lyase, whose protein sequence is MTAEQPADVRLWGARFADGPSEALAKLSASVHFDWRLAPYDIAGSKAHARVLHKAGLLNDDELAGMVRGLDELLADVESGAFVGTVADEDVHTALERGLLERLGADLGGKLRAGRSRNDQIATLFRMYLRDHGRTIGALILDLQHALVGLAEAHPDTAMPGRTHLQHAQPVLFAHHVLAHVQALGRDAERLRQWDTRTAVSPYGSGALAGSSLGLDPEAVAADLGFERGSVGNSIDGTASRDFVAEFAFVTAMIGINLSRIAEEIIIWNTKEFGFITLHDAFSTGSSIMPQKKNPDIAELARGKSGRLIGNLTGLLATLKALPLAYNRDLQEDKEPVFDSCDTLEVLLPAFTGMIATLTVHRERLEELAPAGFSLATDIAEWLVKQGVPFRVAHEVAGACVKVCEAEGIELSDLTDAQFAEISAHLTPDVRSVLSVHGAIASRNGRGGTAPSAVAIQLAEIKEDLAAQQSWLG, encoded by the coding sequence ATGACCGCCGAACAGCCCGCAGACGTCCGCCTCTGGGGCGCGCGCTTCGCCGACGGCCCCTCCGAGGCCCTCGCCAAGCTCTCCGCCTCCGTCCACTTCGACTGGCGGCTCGCCCCGTACGACATCGCCGGCTCCAAGGCCCACGCGCGGGTGCTGCACAAGGCGGGACTGCTCAACGACGACGAACTCGCCGGCATGGTCCGCGGGTTGGACGAGCTGCTGGCCGACGTCGAGTCCGGCGCGTTCGTCGGGACCGTCGCCGACGAGGACGTGCACACCGCCCTGGAGCGCGGCCTGCTGGAGCGCCTCGGCGCCGACCTCGGCGGCAAGCTGCGGGCCGGCCGCTCGCGCAACGACCAGATCGCCACCCTGTTCCGGATGTACCTGCGCGACCACGGCCGGACCATCGGCGCGCTGATCCTCGACCTCCAGCACGCCCTGGTCGGCCTCGCCGAGGCCCACCCGGACACCGCGATGCCGGGCCGGACCCACCTGCAGCACGCCCAGCCGGTGCTGTTCGCCCACCACGTGCTCGCCCACGTCCAGGCTCTCGGCCGGGACGCCGAGCGGCTGCGCCAGTGGGACACCCGCACCGCCGTCTCCCCCTACGGCTCCGGCGCGCTGGCCGGCTCCTCGCTCGGCCTCGACCCGGAGGCCGTCGCCGCCGACCTCGGCTTCGAGCGCGGCTCGGTCGGCAACTCCATCGACGGCACCGCCTCGCGCGACTTCGTCGCCGAGTTCGCCTTCGTCACCGCGATGATCGGCATCAACCTCTCGCGGATCGCGGAGGAGATCATCATCTGGAACACCAAGGAGTTCGGCTTCATCACGCTGCACGACGCCTTCTCCACTGGGTCGTCGATCATGCCGCAGAAGAAGAACCCCGACATCGCCGAGCTCGCCCGCGGCAAGTCCGGCCGCCTGATCGGCAACCTCACCGGCCTGCTCGCCACCCTCAAGGCCCTCCCGCTCGCCTACAACCGCGACCTGCAGGAGGACAAGGAGCCGGTCTTCGACTCCTGCGACACCCTCGAGGTGCTGCTCCCCGCCTTCACCGGCATGATCGCGACCCTGACGGTGCACCGCGAGCGCCTCGAGGAGCTGGCCCCGGCCGGCTTCTCGCTCGCCACCGACATCGCCGAATGGCTGGTCAAGCAGGGCGTCCCGTTCCGGGTCGCGCACGAGGTGGCCGGCGCCTGCGTGAAGGTCTGCGAGGCCGAGGGCATCGAGCTCTCCGACCTGACCGACGCCCAGTTCGCCGAGATCTCCGCCCACCTCACCCCGGACGTCCGCAGCGTGCTGTCCGTCCACGGCGCGATCGCCTCCCGCAACGGCCGCGGCGGCACCGCCCCGTCCGCGGTCGCGATCCAGCTCGCCGAGATCAAGGAAGACCTGGCCGCCCAGCAGTCCTGGCTCGGCTGA